The segment CGTCCTCGTCCCCCAAGGAGTCGCACGGGCTGAGGACCGTGCCGCCGTAGTCCGTCAGATACAGGCGCACCGAAGTGGCCCCGTAGGCGGTGGCGAGGTGGTCACGCACGGTGTCGAGCAGTGCGTGTGGTGCCGACGCGCGCAGCGCTCGGCCCACATCGATGCCGTCCGTCATGCTTGCGCGGACCCCCTTCGTGCGGCGCCAAGGGCAGGGTCGGTCTGACAACAGGACGCACAGGGTGACAGAGTGTTCGTGTGTCCCGTTTCACCAGTCGGTCCCTTTCCCGCGAGCAGGCGAGCGCGGCGGCCCTTGCCGCCTCCGAGCTGCTCGAGGTTCTGTGGGGACGTGGACAGGAAGCGGCGCGCTCGGCGGAGGTCTCCCCTTCCCAACTCCGCGCACTCCTCGTGCTCGAAAAGCGGGAAGGCACGAACCTGCGCACCCTCGCCGAGGCGCTCGCCTCGCGGCCGCCGGCGGTCAGCCGACTCTGCGACCGCCTGGAGGCGATGGGCCTCGCCGAACGGGGCCCCAGCGCGACCAGCCGGCGCGAGGTCGAGCTGCGGCTGAGCTTGCGCGGCAGAGTGCTGCTGGAGGAGTACCGCGCGGCACGGAGCCGGGACGTCACGGCCACCCTGGAGCAGATGGAACCCGCCGATGTCGCCAAGCTCGCGGCCGGCCTGGAGGCCTTCCACGCGGCGTTCGCCCGGCGCGCGGCCGACGAGGGCGGCCCTTCCGTCCGGGACGACAGCGTCGCGGACAGTGCCTGACCTCACCTGAACTCCGCCTCTCGAGCCGACATCCCCCACCGGAAACGCGCTGCGCGGACGGAACAAACGGATCTTCGCCGCACGGGTGACGCTATCAAACCGGCCGTTCGCCACTGGCCGTTCGCCATTGGCCGTTCGGACGAACGGGGCGCGGTGTGCCGGCCCTCGCCCAGCGTCTCCCGCCAGGGCGCGACGGCGGTCCGGGCGGCCTCGTCGGCGGCGCGGGGAGCAGGCGATGCCCGATGAGCTCGGGAATCACTGCCGCCTTCGTCGCGTTGCTGGGATGCCCGTCAGACGGTCAGCGCCGTTTGGGGTGCCGCCACAGTC is part of the Streptomyces platensis genome and harbors:
- a CDS encoding MarR family winged helix-turn-helix transcriptional regulator, whose amino-acid sequence is MSRFTSRSLSREQASAAALAASELLEVLWGRGQEAARSAEVSPSQLRALLVLEKREGTNLRTLAEALASRPPAVSRLCDRLEAMGLAERGPSATSRREVELRLSLRGRVLLEEYRAARSRDVTATLEQMEPADVAKLAAGLEAFHAAFARRAADEGGPSVRDDSVADSA